The proteins below are encoded in one region of Anaerolineae bacterium:
- the nuoE gene encoding NADH-quinone oxidoreductase subunit NuoE yields the protein MKAETTVDLAPLEGVFARHGEETGALIPVLQGAQEAYGYLPREVLEAVAARLGLPLSRVYGVVTFYSQFYLSPRGRHVIRCCDGTACHVRGTPKIVQALENLLGIGAGETTDDHQFTLEVVYCLGSCALAPVAVVDGRVMGGMTPEKMVQVVRELDGTGPGQRT from the coding sequence ATGAAGGCTGAGACGACGGTGGATCTGGCCCCATTGGAGGGCGTATTCGCCCGGCACGGCGAGGAAACGGGAGCACTGATACCCGTCCTGCAGGGGGCGCAGGAGGCGTATGGCTATCTGCCTCGAGAGGTATTGGAGGCCGTCGCCGCACGGCTGGGGCTGCCACTCAGCCGTGTCTACGGCGTGGTCACTTTCTACAGCCAGTTCTACTTGAGCCCCAGGGGCCGCCACGTCATACGCTGTTGCGACGGAACCGCCTGTCACGTTCGAGGGACGCCCAAGATTGTGCAGGCTCTGGAGAATCTCCTCGGCATCGGCGCCGGCGAGACCACGGACGACCACCAGTTCACTCTGGAGGTAGTGTACTGCCTGGGCTCGTGCGCCTTGGCCCCGGTGGCTGTAGTGGACGGACGGGTGATGGGGGGCATGACTCCGGAGAAGATGGTACAGGTGGTGAGGGAGTTGGACGGGACGGGCCCCGGCCAGCGTACTTGA